TCACCCATGTCGACCGCGAACCCGCCGCGCAGCGCTCCGGTGCCCGTGACCTCGGTCCAGTCCGCGGTCTTGGTCACCCGCGCCCCGGCGAGCCGCAGTACGTCCACGAACTCCGTGTCGCCCTGCAGGCTGGTGGCCCCCAGGCCCTGGACCCGTACGGTGCGCCCGGTGACGGCCGCCGCGGCGAAGAAGTACGAGGCGGTCGAGGCATCCGGTTCGATCGCGAGGTCGGTGGGCGCGTACCCGCCGGGGTGGACGGTGATCGCGGCGCCCTTCTCCTCGACGCGCGCGCCGAACTGCCGCATCAGGGACAGGGTCATGTCCACGTACGGACGGCTGACCAGGCTCGGCACGTCCACCGTGAGCGGTCCGCCCATCAGCGGGGCGGCCATCAGCAGCCCCGAGAGGTACTGGCTGCTGAGCCGGGAGTCCAGCTCGATGCGGCCGCCGGCCAGTCCCCTGGCGGTGACGCTGAAGGGGAGACCCGTACCGCGCACCTTCGCCCCGAGGCCGGTGAGCGCCTCCAGCAGCGGCCGCAGCGGGCGGGCCCGCAGCTGGTCGGAGCCGTCGAAGGCGATCTCGCCGCGCCCGGTGGCCGCGAAGGGCGGCAGGAACCGCGCGGCGGTGCCCGCGTCGGCGCACCAGACCCGGCCCGGTCCGGCCGGGCCGGTGCCGCGCCCGGTGACCTCCCAGACCTCGCCGGCGCCGTCCCCGTACCCGGAGCCGTCTCCGTAGCCGTACCCGCTGTCCCCGATGTCGCGCACCCCCGTGCCCAGGTCCACCAGAGCGGCCCGGAAGGCGAGGGTGTCGTCGCTGATCAGGGGCGCGCTCAGGCGGCTGCGGCCGGGGGCGGCGGCCGCGAGGAGCAGCGCCCGGTTGGTGATGCTCTTCGAGCCCGGGATGCGGGCTTCGAGCACGGTGGTGGCGCTCATCGGCCCGTGGCCTTGCGGAGCGAGCGCTCGAAGCTCGCGCGGGCGGCGGCGGCGACCTTCGGAGCCGTCAGGCCGTGCAGTTCGTACAGGGACTGGTACGGGGCGGAGGCGCCGAAGGAGTCGATGCCCAGCGAAGTGCCGGCCGCGCCGACCAGGGCGTACCAGCCGAGGCTGGAGCCCGCCTCGACGGAGACGCGGGCGGGCACCTCGGAGGGCAGTACCTCCTCGCGGTACGCCTCCTCCTGGGCCTGGAACCACTCCAGGCACGGCATGGACACCACGCGGGTGGCCAGGCCCCCGTCCTGCAGGATGCGCCGGGCGTCGAGGGCGATGGGCACCTCGCTGCCGGTGGCGATGAGGATGGCCTGGGGGCGGCCGCCGTCGGCCTCGGCCAGGACGTAGCCGCCGCGCGCGGCGCCCTCGGCGGGGGACAGGCCGCTCTCCTCGGTGCGTTCCAGGACGGGCAGGTTCTGCCGGGACAGGCACAGGCCCGCCGGGCGGTCGTCGTTCTCCAGGATGGTGCGCCAGGCGACGACGGTCTCGTTCGCGTCGGCGGGCCGGACCACGTCCAGGCCCGGGATGGCGCGCAGCGACCACAGGTGCTCGATGGGCTGGTGGGTGGGTCCGTCCTCGCCGAGCCCGGTGGAGTCGTGGGTCCAGACGTAGGTGACGGGCAGCTTCATCATGGCCGCGAGGCGGACGGCGGGGCGCATGTAGTCGGAGAAGACGAGGAAGGTGCCGCCGTAGGGGCGGGTTCCGCCGTGCAGGGCGATGCCGTTGAGGATGGCGCCCATGGCGTGTTCGCGGATGCCGAAGTGCAGGGTCCGCCCGTACTGGTGGCCGGAGTAGGCCTCGGTGGCCAGTTCCTCGGGGATGAAGGACGGTTCGCCCTTCATGGTGGTGAGGTTGGACTCGGCGAGGTCGGCGGAGCCGCCCCACAGTTCGGGCAGTACGGAGGCCAGGGCGTTCAGCACCTCGCCCGATGCCTTGCGGGTGGCGATCTGGCCGCCCGCGGGGAAGACCGGCAGGTTCTCCTGCCAGCCCTCGGGCAGCCGGCGCTCGGAGAGCCGGTCGAAGAGCTCGGCGCGCTCCGGGTTCAGGGCGCGCCAGTCGGCCAGGGTCTTGTCCCACTGGCGGTGCGCCTCGGCGCCGCGGTCGACGACCCGGCGGGCGTGGGCGAGGACTTCGGCGGGGACCTGGAAGGAGAGCGAGGGGTCGAGGCCCATCGCGGCCTTGGCGCCGGCGGCCTCCTCGGCGCCGAGGGCCGATCCGTGGATGCCGCCGGTGTTGCGCTTCTTCGGCGCGGGCCAGCCGATGATCGTGCGCAGCGATACGAGGGAGGGCCGGTCGGTGGTCTCGCGGGCGGTGGTGAGCGCCCGGTGCAGGGCCGCGACGTCCTCCGTGTACTCGGTGGCCTCGCCGGTCGCGGTCCAGTCGACCTCCTGGACGTGCCAGCCGTAGGCCCGGTAGCGGGCGAGGGTGTCTTCGGAGTGCGCGATCTGCCGGTCGTCCTCGATGGAGATGCGGTTCTCGTCGTAGAGGACGACGAGGTTGCCCAGGCGCTGGTGGCCGGCGAGCGAGCTGGCCTCGTGGGCGACGCCCTCCTCCAGGTCGCCCTCGGAGGCGATGGCCCAGACGGTGTGGTCGAAGGGGGAGGTTCCGGGGGCGGCCTCGGGGTCGAACAGGCCGCGCTCCCGGCGGGCCGCCATGGCCATGCCCACCGCGTTGGCGAGGCCCTGGCCGAGGGGGCCGGTGGTGGTCTCCACGCCCGGGGTGTGCCCGTACTCGGGGTGCGCGGGGGTCAGACTGCCCTCGGTGCGCAGGCCCTTGAGGTCGTCGAGGGTCAGTCCGTAGCCCGACAGGTAGAGCTGTGTGTACAGGGTCAGGCTGGCGTGGCCGCAGGACAGGACGAAGCGGTCGCGGCCGGCCCAGCGCGGGTCCTGGGGGTCGTGCCGCAGCAGCTGCTGGAAGAGCAGGTACGCGGCCGGCGCGAGGCTCATGGCGGTACCGGGGTGCCCGTGGCCGGCCGCCTCGACGGCGTCCACGGTCAGGGCGCGGGCGACCTCGACGGCCCGGCGGTCGGCGTCCTCCCAGAGCAGGGCGGACCCCTGCGGGGCGGTGGCGACGGTCATGACGGGCCTTCCTGTTCGGCGGATGCGGGGGCGAGTGCGGGAGCGAGTGCTCCGGCTGGTACGGGAACTGCGGCGCGGGCGGAGCGAGTGGCGCGGGCCGGCGCCGCGGAGACCGCGGCGCGGTCGGGAAGAACAGCGCGGACGGCGAAACCCGCGCGAGCCCCGGCCACGCCGGGCAGCAGCACCGGGGCCGGGAACGGGGACCGGGGCGCGGCGCCCGCTTCGGCGTGGGCGCGGCGGATCGCGCGGGCCCGGGCGTAGCGGACGGCGGGGCGGCTCACCGGGCGAGCCGTTCGTAGGCGGCCTCGAGGAGGGCCTCGTCGGGGGCGGACAGCAGGGCGGGACGGCCGATGGCGTCGAGGACGACCAGGCGCAGCCGGTTGCCCCGGGCCTTCTTGTCGATGCCCATCGCGTCGCGCAGCGGGGCCCAGGCCCCGGTGTGGGAGGTGGGCAGGCCGGCGGCAGCGAGCAGGGTGCGGTGGCGTTCGGCGTCGTCGGCGGACAGCCGGCCGTCGAGGCGGGCGAGTTCGGCGGCGAAGACCATGCCGGCGGCGACCGCGTGGCCGTGGCGGACGCGG
This Streptomyces sp. NBC_00435 DNA region includes the following protein-coding sequences:
- the aroA gene encoding 3-phosphoshikimate 1-carboxyvinyltransferase, encoding MSATTVLEARIPGSKSITNRALLLAAAAPGRSRLSAPLISDDTLAFRAALVDLGTGVRDIGDSGYGYGDGSGYGDGAGEVWEVTGRGTGPAGPGRVWCADAGTAARFLPPFAATGRGEIAFDGSDQLRARPLRPLLEALTGLGAKVRGTGLPFSVTARGLAGGRIELDSRLSSQYLSGLLMAAPLMGGPLTVDVPSLVSRPYVDMTLSLMRQFGARVEEKGAAITVHPGGYAPTDLAIEPDASTASYFFAAAAVTGRTVRVQGLGATSLQGDTEFVDVLRLAGARVTKTADWTEVTGTGALRGGFAVDMGDISDTFMTMAAIAPLADAPVTITGIAHARLKESDRIAAVAGNLRALGIRVEEGPDRITVHPGAPTPATIDCHRDHRIAMSFSVLGLRAAGITLDDPACVAKTFPGFHEELRRVFG
- the tkt gene encoding transketolase, whose translation is MTVATAPQGSALLWEDADRRAVEVARALTVDAVEAAGHGHPGTAMSLAPAAYLLFQQLLRHDPQDPRWAGRDRFVLSCGHASLTLYTQLYLSGYGLTLDDLKGLRTEGSLTPAHPEYGHTPGVETTTGPLGQGLANAVGMAMAARRERGLFDPEAAPGTSPFDHTVWAIASEGDLEEGVAHEASSLAGHQRLGNLVVLYDENRISIEDDRQIAHSEDTLARYRAYGWHVQEVDWTATGEATEYTEDVAALHRALTTARETTDRPSLVSLRTIIGWPAPKKRNTGGIHGSALGAEEAAGAKAAMGLDPSLSFQVPAEVLAHARRVVDRGAEAHRQWDKTLADWRALNPERAELFDRLSERRLPEGWQENLPVFPAGGQIATRKASGEVLNALASVLPELWGGSADLAESNLTTMKGEPSFIPEELATEAYSGHQYGRTLHFGIREHAMGAILNGIALHGGTRPYGGTFLVFSDYMRPAVRLAAMMKLPVTYVWTHDSTGLGEDGPTHQPIEHLWSLRAIPGLDVVRPADANETVVAWRTILENDDRPAGLCLSRQNLPVLERTEESGLSPAEGAARGGYVLAEADGGRPQAILIATGSEVPIALDARRILQDGGLATRVVSMPCLEWFQAQEEAYREEVLPSEVPARVSVEAGSSLGWYALVGAAGTSLGIDSFGASAPYQSLYELHGLTAPKVAAAARASFERSLRKATGR